In Acidianus brierleyi, one genomic interval encodes:
- a CDS encoding toluene monooxygenase, translating into MTKLEDLEWYKRYKELFGAFKSGEGDKFYRDYEYKGYKRVWATWPLLEKKIGKKKPSEYQIVTYALSYWADPKSPTYIYDKGPFELGTDHLTQKWYRHFRDNSPFIKPLFERRQWHDYEDPYKLTYWNYNNMADDNETFLDKIYEEIVSSKYDLNLSEESLEFYRDVYDPIKYIWHIFQMESMYLASMSPTSSVTNVFVFMGMDHLRRVQRIAQRIKMLDFVYPSYAFGTRGRDQFERSSIFQPTRKLLEKMLVTYDSGEALTAFNLAVKYVYDELLLNGLSSLGTSRGDEILKHIHSSFYNDTLRHRHQITELFNYAFNKEPSLRDVVRPWLNDWKEETYSSIEGFKDVFKQEYDNIVKDIRNGHEEFLKGLGL; encoded by the coding sequence ATGACTAAGTTAGAAGATTTAGAATGGTATAAAAGATATAAGGAACTTTTCGGTGCATTTAAATCTGGTGAAGGAGATAAATTCTACAGAGATTATGAATATAAAGGATATAAAAGAGTATGGGCAACTTGGCCTTTACTAGAGAAAAAAATAGGTAAGAAAAAGCCATCTGAATATCAAATAGTTACCTATGCTTTATCCTATTGGGCTGATCCTAAATCACCTACATACATATATGATAAAGGACCTTTTGAGTTAGGTACTGATCATCTTACACAAAAATGGTATAGACATTTTAGGGATAATTCACCATTTATTAAACCATTATTTGAAAGAAGGCAATGGCACGATTATGAGGATCCTTACAAGTTAACGTATTGGAATTATAATAATATGGCAGACGATAATGAAACATTTTTAGATAAAATTTATGAAGAAATAGTTAGTTCAAAATATGATTTGAACTTAAGTGAAGAATCATTGGAGTTTTATAGAGACGTTTATGATCCAATAAAATATATATGGCATATATTTCAAATGGAGTCCATGTACTTAGCTAGTATGAGCCCTACTAGTAGCGTTACAAACGTATTTGTTTTCATGGGAATGGATCATCTAAGAAGAGTGCAAAGAATTGCCCAAAGGATAAAGATGCTCGATTTCGTATATCCGTCATACGCATTCGGTACACGAGGGAGAGATCAGTTTGAAAGAAGTTCGATATTTCAGCCTACTAGAAAATTACTAGAGAAAATGTTAGTTACGTATGATTCAGGAGAAGCGTTAACAGCGTTTAACTTAGCAGTAAAATATGTATATGATGAATTACTATTAAACGGATTATCAAGCTTAGGTACTTCAAGAGGAGATGAAATCTTGAAGCATATACATAGTTCATTTTATAATGATACATTGAGGCATAGGCATCAAATTACTGAATTGTTTAACTACGCATTTAATAAAGAACCGTCTTTAAGAGACGTTGTTAGACCATGGCTAAACGATTGGAAGGAAGAGACTTATAGCTCTATTGAGGGATTCAAAGACGTGTTTAAACAAGAATATGATAATATAGTAAAGGATATTCGAAATGGTCATGAAGAATTCCTAAAGGGATTAGGATTATGA
- a CDS encoding MmoB/DmpM family protein, with amino-acid sequence MSEELTIENILNKYELTIDKLPPDIVGPVLTKDEIAFAVIEAIAADNPSNFIGVIDRGSYIRVVGERKLILNKDTLERVAGEEIRFPGEIEVRMSAFAGKIEVRGDHIMWYLER; translated from the coding sequence ATGAGTGAAGAATTAACTATAGAAAATATTTTAAATAAATATGAATTAACTATAGATAAATTACCGCCAGATATAGTAGGCCCAGTTCTCACAAAAGACGAGATAGCGTTCGCAGTTATAGAGGCTATAGCAGCAGATAATCCAAGTAATTTTATCGGAGTAATAGATAGAGGTTCATATATACGAGTAGTAGGAGAGAGAAAGCTAATCCTAAATAAAGATACATTAGAACGTGTAGCCGGAGAAGAGATTAGATTTCCAGGAGAGATAGAAGTTAGAATGAGTGCATTTGCAGGAAAGATAGAAGTAAGAGGAGATCATATAATGTGGTATTTAGAGAGGTGA
- a CDS encoding Rieske 2Fe-2S domain-containing protein, which translates to MLNYPGTFVKVCNIDDIFEGEAKLFEINKYDVLVLNVKGDIKAYYGRCAHALGLLEPYSFDGEDRITCPVHLWEYDAVSGKSINPEGSSLFPLDVKVEGNEIFVKVPNIPQLEFKVKWFKMYSESQKIAEVEK; encoded by the coding sequence ATGTTGAATTATCCTGGAACATTTGTTAAAGTCTGTAATATAGATGATATATTCGAGGGAGAAGCTAAATTATTCGAAATCAATAAATATGATGTACTTGTATTGAACGTAAAAGGTGATATTAAAGCATACTATGGAAGATGCGCACATGCCTTAGGTCTGCTTGAGCCATATTCTTTTGATGGTGAAGACAGAATAACTTGTCCAGTTCACCTATGGGAATATGACGCAGTTTCTGGTAAAAGTATAAATCCTGAAGGAAGTTCTCTTTTTCCTTTAGATGTAAAAGTTGAGGGGAACGAAATTTTTGTAAAAGTTCCCAATATTCCTCAATTAGAGTTCAAGGTTAAGTGGTTTAAAATGTATTCCGAATCTCAAAAAATAGCAGAGGTGGAAAAATGA
- a CDS encoding YHS domain-containing protein — MEQEGLGKTRNEVKNNLQTISSNLMQQYRKTVEYAAKLGEKGKGYREAGEYLVAKGFWESIRLIGALTGVSMDYLTPLDARIMSYKEFMMEWVGAQFKRLLEDYGVNLPWYWKWFELELDYWHHDFDIGLYTWRRTLNISFRGPSPDERKWLNEKYPQWEKFFGRVWDFYANKIINGENPLPLTAVHLCNICMVPIQAPTNGKYLRIYLKEYKGKIYTFDSPACLWIFEQEPERYAGRRTYTQRVLEGLIQFTEEAYQDPKRLLQEVIWDMGLTEEGEAGLDPTNGGYGLLYKEKDPDFFNRIKKYTEG, encoded by the coding sequence ATGGAACAAGAAGGATTAGGCAAAACTAGGAACGAAGTTAAGAATAATCTTCAAACTATTTCATCAAATTTGATGCAGCAATATAGAAAAACAGTAGAATATGCTGCAAAATTGGGCGAAAAAGGTAAGGGTTATAGAGAGGCGGGTGAATATCTTGTAGCTAAAGGTTTTTGGGAATCTATAAGGCTTATAGGCGCTCTTACAGGCGTTTCCATGGATTACTTAACACCGCTTGATGCAAGAATAATGTCATACAAGGAATTTATGATGGAATGGGTAGGAGCTCAGTTCAAACGATTACTAGAAGATTACGGAGTAAATCTGCCATGGTATTGGAAATGGTTCGAACTTGAGTTAGACTATTGGCATCATGACTTCGATATAGGTTTATATACATGGAGAAGGACGTTAAACATTAGCTTTAGAGGACCTTCTCCAGATGAAAGAAAATGGCTTAACGAGAAATATCCCCAATGGGAAAAATTTTTTGGTAGAGTTTGGGATTTCTATGCTAACAAGATAATTAATGGAGAGAATCCATTACCACTGACTGCAGTACATCTATGTAACATATGTATGGTTCCTATTCAAGCACCAACCAATGGTAAGTATTTGAGAATTTACTTGAAGGAGTATAAAGGAAAAATTTACACTTTCGATAGTCCAGCATGCTTATGGATTTTTGAACAAGAACCAGAGAGATATGCTGGACGTAGGACATATACTCAAAGAGTATTGGAAGGATTAATACAGTTCACAGAAGAAGCATATCAAGATCCTAAAAGACTTCTCCAAGAAGTTATTTGGGATATGGGACTGACTGAAGAAGGAGAAGCTGGATTAGATCCCACAAACGGAGGGTATGGATTGCTATATAAAGAAAAAGATCCAGATTTCTTTAATAGAATAAAGAAATATACAGAGGGATAA
- a CDS encoding GlcG/HbpS family heme-binding protein: protein MRNTLRLDLEDAKILAEGAEKSANNMGIKVCISICDENGDLILFHKMNDAFLISTEISISKAYTAVAVKMPTRTIGETTYPGKVNYGLQFTNLGRFTILPGGFPIIINGNVIGGIGISGGTSEQDEKIGLDSIAYFKSKTNLQVKTNF, encoded by the coding sequence ATGAGGAATACTTTAAGATTAGATCTAGAAGATGCTAAGATACTTGCAGAAGGTGCAGAAAAATCTGCAAATAACATGGGTATTAAGGTCTGTATATCTATCTGTGATGAAAACGGAGATCTTATTTTATTTCATAAAATGAATGATGCATTTCTTATAAGCACAGAAATTTCAATATCGAAAGCCTATACAGCAGTGGCAGTTAAAATGCCTACAAGAACTATAGGAGAAACCACATATCCAGGAAAAGTTAACTACGGTCTACAATTTACTAATTTGGGCAGATTTACAATATTGCCAGGTGGTTTTCCTATCATAATAAATGGTAACGTAATAGGAGGAATAGGAATCAGCGGAGGCACAAGCGAACAGGATGAGAAGATAGGATTAGATTCAATAGCTTATTTTAAGTCTAAAACTAATCTGCAAGTCAAAACTAATTTTTAA
- a CDS encoding toluene hydroxylase has translation MKPTPSEPKLPSRDEYYNLATKLEWTPKYVSEEELFPVDMSGIPNLPMDVWEELYDAPYKVTYREYVKNQKEKDQRFFAVREAGLRSELLKKLDPTYHQGTFCFHITAVPIPEYTASIAEARMARFGKSGEWRNLSTFGSMDEIRHTQLQILLSHDNIAVDPKFAFSHKMFYVDGWLPIAARSFFDDTITGTSAIEFALMTTFAFETGFTNLQFVALAAMANKTNDFVFSTTTQSIQTDESRHAQIGHPVLKIFSDITKLSDDLVKKA, from the coding sequence ATGAAACCAACTCCTTCAGAACCTAAATTACCGTCAAGAGACGAATATTATAACCTTGCTACTAAATTAGAATGGACTCCTAAATATGTCTCAGAAGAGGAACTATTTCCAGTAGATATGAGCGGAATACCTAATTTACCTATGGATGTTTGGGAAGAACTATATGATGCTCCATATAAGGTAACATATAGGGAATATGTTAAGAATCAAAAAGAGAAAGACCAAAGGTTTTTCGCCGTAAGAGAAGCCGGATTAAGATCGGAATTATTGAAAAAATTGGATCCAACATATCATCAAGGGACATTCTGTTTTCATATAACTGCAGTACCAATACCAGAATATACAGCATCTATAGCAGAAGCTAGGATGGCTAGATTCGGAAAAAGTGGTGAGTGGAGAAATCTATCTACGTTCGGGTCAATGGATGAAATAAGACATACTCAGCTTCAGATTCTATTATCACATGATAATATAGCCGTAGATCCTAAGTTTGCATTTTCTCATAAAATGTTTTATGTTGATGGATGGTTACCGATAGCTGCTAGGTCATTCTTCGATGATACTATTACTGGGACTTCTGCAATAGAATTTGCGTTAATGACAACTTTCGCTTTCGAAACTGGATTTACTAATTTGCAATTTGTAGCTTTAGCTGCCATGGCTAATAAAACAAATGACTTCGTATTCTCTACTACAACGCAAAGTATTCAAACAGACGAATCTAGGCATGCACAGATAGGACATCCAGTTCTAAAAATATTTTCTGATATTACAAAATTAAGTGATGATTTAGTTAAAAAGGCATAA
- a CDS encoding NAD(P)/FAD-dependent oxidoreductase has translation MEKTCKYLIIGSGVAGYNALKELLSIRPDSRIILVSKDRNYPYDRPPLSKEYLRGKIDKEMLFYESPDFYKKDNLEILLNKEVLKIDIGDRVAILTDGTEIEFTKALIATGGRPRKLNIQGEEKKGVHYLRTLDDADSIKNDVISTKTPVIIGGGFIGMEVASSLTILGLRPIVIEVKPYIWNTFVDEKISKFIQQYFENKGVRFLINESVKEIYGSDKVDGVITESGKKIETNFVLISAGIIPNTEIAERSKINVNNGITVNEKLETSALGIYAAGDVASIFEPIANKRKRIEHWNNAEYTGKLVAHNMLGKEETYNFISTVWSDIFDLHIESAGDTMDYDEYLIRGSFEKPSFSVIYVKGGIVKGYLSINRKVKEIAALNKIIEKKVDVSNRKNSLVDESFDLQKLLS, from the coding sequence TTGGAAAAAACTTGTAAATATTTAATAATAGGGAGCGGAGTAGCAGGTTATAACGCATTAAAGGAATTATTAAGCATCAGACCAGATTCTAGGATAATACTAGTTTCTAAAGATAGAAATTATCCCTATGACAGACCACCTCTCTCAAAAGAATATCTCAGAGGAAAAATCGATAAAGAAATGTTATTTTATGAGAGTCCAGACTTCTATAAGAAAGATAACTTAGAGATCTTGTTAAACAAAGAGGTATTAAAAATAGATATAGGAGATAGGGTAGCGATTTTAACAGACGGAACTGAAATAGAATTTACTAAAGCACTAATAGCTACTGGAGGAAGACCTAGGAAACTAAATATTCAAGGAGAGGAGAAGAAGGGAGTTCATTATCTAAGAACATTAGATGATGCAGATTCCATAAAAAACGATGTTATTTCAACAAAGACCCCTGTAATTATAGGAGGAGGATTCATAGGCATGGAAGTAGCATCGAGTCTAACTATTCTAGGATTAAGACCTATAGTGATTGAAGTTAAGCCATATATTTGGAACACGTTTGTAGATGAAAAGATTTCAAAATTCATACAACAATATTTTGAAAATAAAGGAGTAAGATTCCTTATTAACGAATCAGTTAAAGAAATTTATGGTAGCGATAAAGTAGATGGAGTAATTACTGAATCTGGAAAGAAAATTGAGACTAATTTCGTTCTAATTTCGGCTGGGATTATACCTAATACAGAAATTGCAGAAAGAAGTAAAATAAATGTAAATAACGGGATAACAGTTAATGAAAAATTAGAAACAAGTGCTCTAGGCATATATGCAGCTGGGGATGTTGCTAGCATCTTTGAACCTATAGCGAATAAAAGAAAGCGTATTGAACACTGGAATAATGCTGAGTATACTGGAAAACTTGTAGCGCACAACATGCTAGGTAAGGAAGAAACTTATAATTTTATATCAACGGTTTGGTCGGATATTTTTGATTTACATATAGAATCAGCAGGAGATACTATGGATTATGATGAGTACCTAATACGTGGAAGTTTCGAAAAACCATCGTTTAGTGTAATATATGTAAAGGGAGGAATAGTAAAAGGATATCTAAGTATAAATAGGAAAGTCAAAGAAATAGCAGCATTAAACAAAATAATAGAGAAAAAAGTTGATGTAAGCAATAGGAAGAACTCATTGGTTGATGAAAGTTTTGATTTACAAAAATTATTAAGTTAA
- a CDS encoding alcohol dehydrogenase catalytic domain-containing protein, which translates to MRVARLVGFMSPLKIEDIPEPKIGKGDVLLKVDTCGICRSDWHLWRGDPSLVAYMEWSGGKLPIIQGHEVFGKVVEVGDNVESVKIGDNVVMPASSTGDFRTCPYCMNGNSNVCEHLVIAGFGIDGCFAEYMLVPARSVTDLVKVPKGIKPEWASITGCGFGTAWNGLVLKSKIKPGDLILVIGAGGMGLSAIAIASAIGARTIAVDINTETLKKARELGSIGAYRYSGKINELNSVLNEISKVYGVVDVIFDGSGNPDAVAALLPALRPQGTLILAGLMMKGKETIPLPADLIVAREINIKGALMLAAQHYEGIFKLMSEGKINLDPIIYKVISIDEVNDAYNEMSEYKNSGRFIIKKF; encoded by the coding sequence ATGAGGGTAGCTAGACTAGTAGGATTTATGAGTCCATTAAAAATAGAAGACATACCAGAACCTAAGATAGGTAAGGGAGATGTATTATTAAAAGTTGATACATGCGGAATATGTAGATCAGATTGGCATTTATGGCGAGGAGATCCATCTTTAGTCGCATATATGGAATGGTCAGGAGGAAAATTGCCAATAATTCAAGGACATGAGGTTTTTGGAAAAGTAGTAGAAGTAGGTGATAACGTGGAATCAGTAAAGATAGGAGATAACGTTGTAATGCCAGCTTCTTCTACTGGAGATTTTAGGACATGCCCATATTGTATGAATGGAAATTCTAACGTATGTGAACATCTAGTTATAGCAGGTTTCGGAATAGACGGATGTTTTGCAGAATATATGCTAGTTCCAGCCAGATCTGTCACAGATCTAGTTAAAGTTCCCAAAGGAATTAAACCAGAATGGGCCTCAATTACTGGTTGCGGTTTTGGAACTGCTTGGAACGGATTAGTACTTAAATCTAAAATAAAACCAGGCGATTTAATTCTGGTTATAGGCGCAGGCGGAATGGGATTAAGCGCTATTGCTATAGCTAGCGCAATAGGAGCAAGAACAATAGCTGTAGATATTAATACTGAAACTCTAAAAAAAGCTAGAGAATTGGGCAGTATTGGAGCATATAGATATTCTGGAAAAATCAACGAACTTAATTCTGTTCTAAACGAAATAAGCAAAGTATACGGAGTCGTAGATGTTATTTTTGATGGTAGTGGAAATCCAGACGCAGTAGCCGCGCTATTACCTGCTTTAAGACCTCAAGGAACTCTTATACTTGCTGGTTTAATGATGAAAGGAAAAGAAACAATACCTTTACCAGCAGATCTGATAGTAGCTCGTGAAATAAATATAAAAGGAGCATTAATGTTAGCCGCACAGCATTATGAAGGAATTTTTAAACTCATGTCGGAAGGAAAAATTAACTTAGATCCGATAATATATAAGGTAATAAGTATTGATGAGGTTAATGATGCGTATAATGAAATGAGTGAATATAAGAATTCAGGAAGATTTATTATAAAGAAATTTTAA
- a CDS encoding VOC family protein, with protein sequence MVNKILSQLTSVEILTPKVDDTLWFFKDLIGLHEVGRKGRSIYLRGWEDWYTYSLKITESDTTGVAEINWRTYSEQDLLDAVKIIESYGLGLGWDNGDSEFGIGKGYKFLLPSGQVGRITWEMKTFKSSGNLRSGFKARPMKKPTIGVQAKDLSHVFIFAYNDQALAKSVDLLKRLSFKVNEMLKEGNHTIAYWMAVNGTAHDLAISVDPSGIPGRLNHFTYNVDYADDLLRAADTFSEYGIEIVGGPLRHGITDSHSLYVKEPSGNTVELLHGGYTNVVPDWEPVVWDTKEDENRWLYYWGHVTEAFWDGSPIPPSRVSEELKELARQKLGAKV encoded by the coding sequence ATGGTAAATAAAATTCTCTCACAATTAACAAGCGTAGAGATATTGACACCAAAAGTTGACGATACTTTATGGTTTTTTAAAGATCTGATTGGACTTCATGAAGTAGGAAGAAAAGGCAGATCGATATATTTAAGAGGATGGGAAGATTGGTATACTTATAGTCTAAAGATAACCGAATCAGATACTACTGGTGTAGCTGAAATAAACTGGAGAACGTATAGTGAACAGGATTTATTGGATGCAGTAAAAATAATAGAATCATACGGATTAGGATTAGGCTGGGACAATGGAGACTCAGAATTTGGAATTGGTAAAGGATATAAATTTCTTTTACCAAGCGGGCAAGTAGGTAGAATAACTTGGGAAATGAAGACGTTTAAATCTAGTGGTAATCTCAGGTCAGGATTTAAAGCTAGACCAATGAAAAAACCTACAATAGGGGTGCAAGCAAAAGATCTATCGCATGTTTTTATTTTTGCATATAATGATCAAGCATTAGCTAAATCAGTAGATCTATTAAAAAGACTTTCTTTTAAAGTAAATGAGATGCTTAAAGAGGGTAATCATACAATAGCATATTGGATGGCAGTTAACGGAACTGCACATGATCTAGCTATAAGTGTAGATCCATCTGGTATTCCTGGAAGATTAAATCACTTTACTTATAATGTAGATTACGCAGACGATTTATTGAGAGCTGCAGATACTTTCAGTGAATATGGAATAGAAATAGTGGGAGGCCCTTTAAGACATGGAATAACTGATAGTCACTCATTATATGTTAAAGAACCTAGTGGAAATACTGTAGAATTATTACATGGGGGATATACTAATGTAGTACCAGACTGGGAACCAGTAGTATGGGATACTAAAGAAGATGAAAACAGATGGCTATATTATTGGGGTCATGTAACAGAAGCTTTCTGGGACGGTAGCCCAATACCGCCATCCAGAGTAAGTGAAGAATTAAAGGAGTTAGCTAGGCAAAAATTAGGCGCTAAAGTATAA